The Branchiostoma floridae strain S238N-H82 chromosome 10, Bfl_VNyyK, whole genome shotgun sequence genome has a segment encoding these proteins:
- the LOC118424995 gene encoding ubiquitin carboxyl-terminal hydrolase 40-like: protein MFGSLFEDEDAGGLAESPGPPGARKCGPKPPPSPRGVTGLCGIRNQGATCYLNSLLQTLLFTPEFRESLFQLGPEELGSLADKDKPGAKVRVIPIQLQRLFAKLLLVDQEAYSTTELTDSFGWTNSEELQQHDVQELNRILFSAIESSLVGTSGQELIANLYHGTLVNQIICGVCGRISKREEDFQDLTVAVASYPSLQHVLTDQYVEMEKLEGKNQYRCEQCNKLVNARKGARLKKLPPVLSFSLLRFSYDYVKWERYKETGKFTFPKELDMAAFCQDADQETDTVYELFSVVIHKGSAHGGHYHAYIRDVDGLGVWIPPEEQAVAIPTDPTTGKVDYIEVSNPTQLLKAILQQEGEGGTTVDKLSQALMAQTGVSWNKRFKKQYGPITRFLKKYDDIFELNPVVNWVSLKEPTIPANGPDTAATNTVPNSSASGDSCEKEETSLTQECSCQATEGKCNCGESVETRTAAVKNATQNDAIRPGPSEVSNFWFDFNDSRVRPIPEPGPSDVSNFWFDFNDSRVRPIPESEIDTQPGPSDVSNFWFDFNDSRVRPIPESEIDTQPGPSDVSNFWFDFNDSRVRPISESEIDTQYQGKESAYMLFYRRKSLTRPQEAKGLPTYGMQAWQLAEVIEENSRLQKEREEYEMIINTISIDVLVSHEYMYQGGALQTLPGCHSNVMRLTLDRRKSLGELKVSIQEMLGSLWAGPMCLHIAKQLPAGLHLYDCVSDDDSRRVQDAGIAEGTQLFVWDGHQVGGLPVPSGERWEPVAISVIHGGGGGCHSNTSRGFPKCSALGEVRVLVSELTNIPVQSLVLTKLADSSRDAGENPSSVLLHNSQDGSSLRVLGFQDGDRLLAESKTSRRKRGGSPEVKSVGQSEVSQVTLSIKEHCSGNNMSANITIDTQETIGTVKMLALSQFELNDLQLEGGSHLRVVNTQGTGPPLYEDQTVESVSLRTDARLRLQLGMAPAHETERVFYLSTMYKYKMYMYNCTLKVEYTNRKVPYCIKHLVIGMPIPYPVKPNLYEDQTVESVSLRTDARLRLQPGKAPAPHQMVLYVSMLPSVDDVADFEVLTDKKATVGDCLRQTCARAGIPPEKWHLRRTNWCGEAEDPLNDLEITLEAATLHHGDLVVLQEGRIPPKGFVCVPVYLYPSPEQGMLGGGDSGMLGWITAGVNSLLHSKPEDRGEGGNGVLFLGDLEISREATLLDLKTQLLTLPHMKDAPIPTPGFLRVRTVEGGGPARVLRGGNQTLKYLKINSATQLCVQVLHQEEDLSQSVLVLNLRRRIPNTREYTPEEELLWETCKGATPSVLKQAIADRFVLPVERVAVAKHLPEKFQWLAVQVPKNSGKPKGKKKGGGGGGKGGGGGGANLKKPPYMLKDGDTIGVKDLQFDPHDKDDFSTPEDDAGREALRRAEEEKKQKRQQSKNSSKDGRKERRPEVGITIHVDDFR from the exons AATCGCTGTTCCAGCTGGGTCCAGAGGAGCTCGGTAGTCTTGCAGACAAGGACAAACCAGGGGCAAAG GTGAGAGTCATACCCATCCAGCTACAGAGACTGTTTGCCAAGCTGCTATTGGTCGATCAGGAGGCCTACAGCACCACTGAACTCACCGACAGTTTCGGATGGACTAATAGTGAG GAGCTCCAACAACATGATGTGCAGGAGTTAAACCGTATCCTGTTCAGTGCTATAGAGAGCTCCCTTGTTGGGACATCAGGGCAAGAACTTATCGCTAACCTGTACCACGGCACATTAGTCAACCAG ATCATCTGTGGTGTGTGTGGAAGGATCAGCAAACGTGAG GAAGACTTCCAGGACCTGACTGTTGCTGTAGCAAGCTACCCCTCACTACAGCATGTCCTGACCGACCAGTATGTGGAAATGGAGAAACTTGAAGGCAAAAATCAGTACAGATGTGAGCAGTGCAACAAGCTCGTTAATGCAAGAAAG GGTGCCAGACTGAAGAAGCTGCCCCCAGTCCTGTCCTTCTCCCTCCTCAGGTTCAGCTATGACTATGTCAAGTGGGAGAGGTACAAGGAGACCGGCAAGTTCACTTTCCCGAAGGAACTCGACATGGCTGCCTTCTGTCAAGAC GCAGACCAAGAGACAGACACAGTGTATGAGCTGTTTTCAGTGGTCATCCACAA GGGCAGTGCCCATGGAGGTCACTACCACGCCTACATCCGAGACGTGGATGGACTGGGGGTCTGGATCCCTCCAGAGGAGCAGGCAGTTGCCATTCCTACTGATCCTACTACAG GGAAGGTAGACTACATCGAGGTCAGTAACCCCACCCAGCTGCTGAAGGCCATACTGCagcaggagggggaggggggcaccaccGTGGACAAGCTCAGTCAG GCACTTATGGCACAAACCGGAGTGTCGTGGAACAAGCGCTTCAAAAAACAGTATGGACCGATCACAAGG TTCCTCAAGAAATATGACGACATCTTCGAGCTCAACCCTGTTGTGAACTGGGTGTCGCTCAAGGAGCCGACCATCCCTGCAAATGGACCCGACACAGCAGCGACAAACACAGTACCAAACAGCTCTGCAAGTGGAGACAGTTGTGAGAAGGAAGAGACATCATTAACACAGGAATGTAGCTGTCAGGCAACAGAAGGAAAGTGCAATTGTGGAGAAAGTGTGGAGACTAGAACAGCTGCAGTGAAGAATGCAACACAGAATGATGCAATAAG ACCTGGTCCCTCAGAAGTATCAAACTTTTGGTTTGACTTTAACGACTCTCGTGTGCGCCCCATCCCGGA gCCTGGTCCCTCGGATGTGTCAAACTTTTGGTTTGACTTCAACGACTCTCGTGTGCGTCCCATCCCGGAGTCGGAGATAGACACCCA GCCTGGTCCCTCGGATGTGTCAAACTTCTGGTTTGACTTTAACGACTCTCGCGTGCGCCCCATCCCGGAGTCGGAGATAGACACCCA ACCTGGTCCCTCGGATGTGTCAAACTTCTGGTTTGACTTTAACGACTCTCGTGTGCGCCCAATCTCGGAGTCGGAGATAGACACCCAGTACCAGGGGAAGGAGAGTGCCTACATGCTGTTTTACAGGAGAAAGTCACTCACAAGACCACAGGAAG CCAAAGGTCTTCCCACCTATGGCATGCAGGCCTGGCAGTTGGCAGAAGTCATTGAAGAAAATTCCAGGCTCCAAAAAGAAAG GGAGGAGTATGAGATGATCATTAACACCATCAGTATAGACGTCCTGGTGTCCCACGAGTACATGTACCAGGGTGGAGCCCTGCAGACCCTCCccggttgccatagcaacgtcATGAGACTGACGCTCGACAGGAGGAAAAGCTTGGGAGAGCTTAAGGTGTCTATTCAAGAG ATGTTAGGAAGTCTGTGGGCCGGACCTATGTGCCTTCACATCGCCAAACAGCTGCCTGCAGGTCTGCACCTGTACGACTGTGTGTCAG ACGATGATAGCAGAAGAGTCCAGGATGCTGGTATAGCCGAGGGAACCCAACTGTTTGTATGGGATGGACATCAG GTTGGAGGCCTGCCTGTTCCCTCAGGAGAGCGCTGGGAACCGGTAGCCATCAGCGTCATCcacggcggcggcggcggttgccatagcaacacgaGCCGGGGTTTCCCGAAGTGCTCGGCTCTGGGAGAGGTGCGAGTGCTGGTGTCGGAGCTGACCAACATTCCTGTCCAGTCGCTGGTGCTCACCAAACTGGCAGACAGCAGCAGGG ATGCAGGTGAAAACCCTTCATCAGTCTTGCTGCACAATTCTCAg GACGGTTCCAGTTTACGAGTGTTGGGTTTCCAGGATGGAGACAGACTGTTAGCCGAGAGCAAGACAAGCAGAAG AAAGAGAGGAGGCAGCCCAGAAGTGAAGTCAGTGGGACAGAGTGAAGTTTCCCAGGTCACCCTGTCTATAAAGGAGCACTGTAGTGGGAACAACATGTCTGCAAACATCACCATAGATACACAGGAG ACTATAGGAACAGTCAAGATGCTTGCTCTGTCACAGTTTGAGCTGAACGATCTTCAACTTGAAG GAGGCAGCCATCTACGCGTAGTCAACACCCAGGGTACGGGGCCTCCAT TGTACGAAGACCAGACAGTAGAGAGTGTGAGTTTGAGAACAGATGCACGTTTGAGACTCCAGCTTGGCATGGCACCAGCTCACGAAACTGAAAGAGTTTTCTATCTATCTACAATgtataagtacaaaatgtacatgtacaattgtacatTGAAAGTAGAGTACACAAACAGAAAGGTGCCTTATTGCATTAAACATTTGGTTATAGGTATGCCCATACCATATCCAGTTAAACCTAACT tgtacgAAGACCAGACAGTAGAGAGTGTGAGTCTGAGAACAGACGCACGTTTGAGACTCCAGCCTGGCAAAGCACCAGCTCCTCACCAA ATGGTGCTATATGTGAGCATGCTCCCATCTGTGGACGATGTGGCTGATTTCGAGGTGCTCACCGACAAGAAGGCGACGGTGGGCGACTGTCTGCGTCAGACGTGCGCCCGGGCGGGCATCCCTCCCGAGAAGTGGCACCTCCGACGGACCAACTGGTGCGGAGAGGCGGAGGACCCCCTGAACGACCTTGAGATCACTCTGGAAGCAGCGACCTTGCACCACGGTGACCTTGTGGTGTTACAG GAAGGCAGGATCCCTCCCAAGGGGTTTGTCTGCGTGCCCGTCTACCTGTACCCCTCTCCGGAGCAAGGCATGCTGGGAGGAGGGGACAGCGGCATGCTGGGATGGATCACTGCTGGGGTCAACAGCCTACTGCACAGTAAACCTGAGGAcagaggggagggggggaaTGGAGTACTGTTTCTTGGTGACCTTGAAATTTCTAG GGAAGCCACACTGCTGGACCTGAAGACCCAACTCCTGACCCTCCCCCACATGAAGGACGCCCCCATCCCCAC CCCGGGGTTCCTCAGGGTCAGGACAGTGGAGGGGGGAGGCCCGGCGAGGGTGCTCAGAGGAGGCAACCAGACTCTCAA atatCTTAAAATCAACAGCGCCACCCAGCTGTGTGTGCAGGTACTGCACCAGGAGGAGGATCTCAG CCAAAGTGTCCTTGTGCTAAACTTACGAAGGAGGATACCAAACACCCGCGAGTACACCCCTGAAGAGGAACTGCTGTGGGAGACCTGCAAGGGGGCCACGCCTTCCGTTCTCAAACAAGCCATCGCCGATCGTTTTGTTCTTCCGGTGGAGAGAGTTGCCGTCGCCAAACACCTTCCTGAGAAGTTCCAGTGGCTAGCGGTCCAAGTCCCGAAGAATTCTGGAAAACCCAAAGGGAAGAAGAAagggggaggaggagggggtAAGGGCGGAGGGGGTGGTGGGGCAAACCTGAAGAAACCCCCCTATATGCTAAAGGATGGAGATACGATAGGAGTCAAG